ttatcgcgccttatatattattttatttgcctTCACTCCGCTGCATCAAATCACGACACTACAGCTATTGTAACTTAATCAAACGGACAACCGTTGCCAAAAGCTAggatttatattttaaaataactCCTTAAAAACAAAGTCAGGCCCAAGAAATATTTCTGTAAAATTGTTCGAATTTTGAGACAcatttttttcaaagattttttttattttagttaatgCCTGGATACTGATTTCATTATGGATAGTTTAAAATGTCACATATGTAAGTTATACAATTAATTGTCCTTTTTATAGGCTAAATATGCACTGATAAAGGTACCAAAAATGTGTGTCTGCCGCATAATGGCAGTTTTGCTGTTTAGCTGGTAGCCATTTTTGCCAATTCTTCTTGTAGCTCTGCTGTGTCGATTGGCTCTCTGACAGCAGAAGTACTCGTGGAGGCTGTCACATTAGAAGTCGGTCTAGCGCAagtctttttatgcatgaaccaaTGTAGCCGTTGACACTCCCGATCACAATATTTGACTTGTTTGCATTTTGAACACTTCTTGTCTGGTTTTTCATTGCCACACGAGCTACAATAACATGTCTCATCCTATGCATAAGAAAATAAAATTGGCAAATTTAAACTGAATATTGCAAAGAGGGCAATTCTTTATATAATTACCGCAAAACTCCGATGCCCGTTTATAGCATTGCGAAATACAAACAATGCTGGATGTGGATCTTTAGCTGCCAGTTCAGAAACAACTCGGCGGAATACTGTACATTCTCTGAACGGAAACTCACGTACACAATCGCGCAATGTAAACTCCAAGTAATCCAATTGTCCCAATTTGTTCTCTTTCAATACTCGTTTTATGAATAATTCTATAAAATCATGTTTTCCACCCTCTCCCTCACTAGATTTTTCTTTGCGCTGTGCTTTACATTGCTCTTCACAACGCATCACTTCACCAACAATCCAACGCAGGTAGTGAAATTTGAAAGCCATTAATTCATTCACATCATTCGTTTTTTTCATCTCCTTCTCACACATATGCTCCAACGCTTTTTTCAATCCCGGCAAATGCTTTACAAGACCAAGCGATTGCAAATTAAGTGCAATACGTACTGGGTGCAAATTTATTTCTATAACAAATTGATGAAACGCATCCAATAATGCTGGCAATATGAGCGGCTCTTTATGCTGGCCCTGCGGTCGTGTGTAGTACTCTAAACCTGTTCGCGGCACATAATTGTTAATAGTTTCCACGCAGGAATGATTACCAACAAAAGCTGCCATTTGCGAAGCTGTCCGTGATACACTATTTAAGCTATTGGGATTTATCCCAGCATCTAGAACAAGGCGACACACCTCTGTGTTGCCGGATAAAGCCGCAAAATGTAATGGCGTATAGTCAGCGCCGTGTTTATTGAAATTGATATCAGCACCCTAAAATTATTTACAATCAACATAAGCCGTTGCACGTGCTTATAGTTTTACGTTAACTTACCATATCCAGTAGGATCTGTACAGCCTCTCTGTTACCTTTGCAACAAGCATGTTGAAGAGGAGTCATCCCATCATTATCCACGAAATCAACACTTCCTTTGAGTTGGGTTATCAGTTGCTTGAAGCCATTTATATCGTTTTTTGATATCCTGTCGAAAATCTGCGATTGTACGTCGTtcaattgatttttattttcttGGTCCATTGTTCTCGGTTGTGCACAAATATTGACCTTGCTTTTAAAATTCGAATATACAGGATAATGCAATTTACCTAATTTTATTGTTTTGCAAGGACTTTCAACAAATTGTAAAATGCGAAAATCGTAAATCAGtagtatatttttttgtttaccgcAAGATTGACATGGTAGAAAGAAAGATTGAGATGGTAGAATATGCAtcacccaacaagcaaagtaaaggTAATGTAAATGTATAAAAAGTTTACTGAAATAAACACTAAGCTTAAAACCGTAATTTTATGTTTACAAATAAGCGTGAA
The Eurosta solidaginis isolate ZX-2024a chromosome 5, ASM4086904v1, whole genome shotgun sequence DNA segment above includes these coding regions:
- the LOC137251914 gene encoding ankyrin repeat and MYND domain-containing protein 2; its protein translation is MDQENKNQLNDVQSQIFDRISKNDINGFKQLITQLKGSVDFVDNDGMTPLQHACCKGNREAVQILLDMGADINFNKHGADYTPLHFAALSGNTEVCRLVLDAGINPNSLNSVSRTASQMAAFVGNHSCVETINNYVPRTGLEYYTRPQGQHKEPLILPALLDAFHQFVIEINLHPVRIALNLQSLGLVKHLPGLKKALEHMCEKEMKKTNDVNELMAFKFHYLRWIVGEVMRCEEQCKAQRKEKSSEGEGGKHDFIELFIKRVLKENKLGQLDYLEFTLRDCVREFPFRECTVFRRVVSELAAKDPHPALFVFRNAINGHRSFADETCYCSSCGNEKPDKKCSKCKQVKYCDRECQRLHWFMHKKTCARPTSNVTASTSTSAVREPIDTAELQEELAKMATS